The window AACGACCACGGCTGTCTAGGCATCGATTACCGGTTCCAGTGGGAGGGCACGGCTGGGCTTATCAAAGTGGTACCGTCTGGCAAACACGACATGACCACCGATAAAACCACCAGAGTTATCGACATGCACTTGAACACAATGGGGATCACAGACCCGGACGACAGACAGTGGATTGCGACTACCACGCATAAGCCTACCTCTACAAAGGGTAAGGAGGGGGACCAAGGCTTTCTCCCGCCATCTCGACTCATTCCCGTAATGCAGCCAGGCTGGCCCACCTTGGTCATCGAGACAGGCGTGTCCGAGTCGCTCCCTCGTCTACGCGCAGACGCGAAGTGGTGGTTCGCCGCTTCTTCTGGAGATGTCAGAATTGTCTTGGTTGTTAGCATCAAGAAGACCAAAGTCGAATTCGAAAAATGGCAGTTAGCGCCTCCGAATGCCCCACGCCCGCTCACTAGGCAGTATATCGACAACCTCCGACTGGGAAACCAAGTCCCTCCTCTCTTCCAACAGCCTGCTACGACTCAGCAAGCCTACTCCGCACTTGAGGTAGATGTGTACGTCGATGACGTTGTGGGTGAGCCGATGATTCTACCATTCCACGCGTTGTATGACCGTCCCCCGGGACCaggggaggaggatgtcgtcCTTGGGGCAGCGGATTTTCGGAAGATCACAAGAATGGCCTTCGTCTGACACCGTTTGAGAAGATGGCTCTTTATATGTACGATAAGAAACCCGGACCAGAAAATGCCATTCGCGTTGCTAGTGGTACATGACCAAGTAGACATATACGGTACCCTGAGAATAAGTCCGTCTGGTCATTCTGCTCTGACCCTGCGTATTTTCTTCTGGGTTTGTGCTGCCTACTCGACAAGTACTCAAGACGTAGCCGCTGTGACTTGCGCATATGCCAAAGCAGTCGATGTTAGCATCACCGAACTCGATGAGTCGGTTGTGGTGTCTGCGCTCTGCGCATCTCTCacccttcctcctctctactctctctccctcaccaccttcattcttctccaccttTCGCCCTCTCCAACTTTCGTCTACTGCaaatttcttcctttcctctaCACCTTTCTTGCTCAGCTGTCTCTTCGCCACCATGGCGTATACCCATACCCCTGAGGACGATGAGTTCGTCAA of the Penicillium psychrofluorescens genome assembly, chromosome: 1 genome contains:
- a CDS encoding uncharacterized protein (ID:PFLUO_002198-T1.cds;~source:funannotate), producing the protein MTSVCTDSVQIAIGIASMSPHDETVAATPSLMQDLPTGYAVRTFSRFKRLKAEAEEILQRLHENEDDGNQWLVVLGLSASSIDKLDNDHGCLGIDYRFQWEGTAGLIKVVPSGKHDMTTDKTTRVIDMHLNTMGITDPDDRQWIATTTHKPTSTKGKEGDQGFLPPSRLIPVMQPGWPTLVIETGVSESLPRLRADAKWWFAASSGDVRIVLVVSIKKTKVEFEKWQLAPPNAPRPLTRQYIDNLRLGNQVPPLFQQPATTQQAYSALEVDVYVDDVVGEPMILPFHALYDRPPGPGEEDVVLGAADFRKITRMAFV